Below is a genomic region from Paenibacillus rhizovicinus.
CAAATAAACGTAAGGACTCTTCCAAGTTCCTTCGAGCGGGATGAACGTAATGTCGCTTCCGCTAATGCCGTAATACGTTTTGAGCAGGTTCGTAACCTCGCCGGCCGGGATGTCCATCCGCAGATTGTTTCCAACCGCCTTAATGACACTGCCAATCTTGGTAACGCCGGAGAAGGACTTCAGCTTGTCGGCGATTTGGCCAAGAACCTGGCTCTCGCGCTGGTTGCGGTCAAAGTCGCTGGACATGTTCTTACCGTCGTTCGACTTGCGGTAACGCACGAAATCAAGCGCATCGTCGCCCATCAGCTTTTGACGGCCTTTGGACAAATTAATGTTGGTACCGTCTGCCTTATCGACGTAATGCATGTCCATATCGACGTCGACCGTTACGCCGCCGAGCGCATCCACGACGTCGGAGAAGCCTTGGAAGTTAATCATCGTCGTATAGTCGATCGGAACGTCGAAGAACTTGCCGAACATCGAGCGCATGCCCTTCTTCGCCGCCTGCTCGGCTTCCTTGTCCTTCAGGCCGTCGTTATGCTCCTGCCTGAGGAAATTCGCATAATACGCGTTCGCCTTGCGGGTATTATAGCCGTTCACCTGAATGCGGGAGTCCCGAGGAATGGAGACGACTACGGCGGACTTGGTCTTCGGGTTCATCGCCACGACCATCATGACGTCCGTGTTCAGCGTTCCGGTGTTCTTCCGCGTGTCCATGCCCAGCAGCATTAACGTGACCGGTTTTACTTTTACGGAATTCTCAGGCGCAACCACAACAGTCGGGTCGGCATCTGTCGTAATATCTTTCAGCGCATCTTTGGATACATACACCAAATAGCCAAGGTAGCATGCGACTCCGACAAGCCCTACGAGAAGGGCAACCATGATGCGGCGCGGCCAATAGTTTTTTTTCTTCGGTCGTACGGCGTGCGTTGCCTTCCTTGACATGTTATCCACCTTCGTCAGTTGTATTTCGGATTCTGGTTGATGTCTGTTAAGAGCTGCTCCGCGGCTTCGCGGGGGTACATCTGCAGCTTCGTTCGGCCATCCTTGTCATACTTCAAATGGATCATCGTGTCGTCCGTCTTATGTACGAGCAAGTTCGTTACACCATGATCGTCCGTCAGGATTTCGAGAAAGAAGTCGCGGGTGTCCGCAGCTGCGCGGTCCTCGGGCCTTTCTTCGGCGACAAGCTGAATTTGAAGCCAATTGAATAGGGCATCCTCCAACCGCACTGTTTATACCCCTTCCGTGTCGGAACTGCTGCTGCGTCTCGCTTTGATCCTGTCATAGATCTGTCTGCCGCGAAGCAGCAGCATCATGAAGACGGCGACCGCCATGCATTGGAGAATCGGCAGGCCGAAATCCTGAAGGATAAACAAAACGAACGCGCCGATGACCATGATCAAATGAACGAGAATTTCCTTCAGGATCGGCAGTCGCTTCGAAGCGCGAAACACTGCGTTGAAAATATAAATAATAAACGCGAGGATAAGGATGTACGTCAAAAACGGGTTTTGCGAAAGCCAGTGCTGCACGTGCGTTCTCCTCCTTTGTCTATTCTATAAATAGCATATCTATCGGCTTGACGCAAACGGCAGGGCAACGGATATCCCGAATGGGAAGTCCGTTGCCCTGCCTCCGTCAAAGCGTATGTTCAGGAAATGCTTAAACGCCTGCTTGGGCGGTTTTGCGTTGTTTCTCCGCACGTTCGCGCTCGCTCTTATTCAAGAGCTTCTTGCGCAGGCGGATCGATTTCGGTGTTACTTCGCAATACTCGTCGTCGTTCAAGTATTCCAGCGCTTGCTCCAGGGAGAACAGAACCGGCGTTTTCAAACGGACCGTGTCGTCTTTACCTGCGGAACGCACGTTCGTCAGTGCTTTCTCTTTGCAGATGTTAACGATGATGTCGTTGTCGCGGTTATGTTCGCCGACGATCATGCCTTCGTAAACATCCGTAGCCGGCTCCAGGAACAACACGCCGCGGTCTTCCACGCCCATCATGCCGTAGAATGTCGTTACGCCGGTCTCGCTGGAAATCAACACGCCTTGATGACGTCCGCCGACGGAAGTACCGGCAAGCGGGCCGTAGTTATCGAAGGCATGGTTCATGATGCCGTAACCGCGCGTCAGCGTCAGGAAGTTCGTGCTGTAGCCGATCAAGCCGCGCGCCGGGATGATGAACTCGATGCGGACTTGGCCAGTGCCGTTATTGACCATGTTGACCATTTCGGCTTTACGCGAACCAAGGCTTTCCATGACGGCGCCCATGTTTTCTTCCGGTACGTCGATGAGCAGGCGCTCGTACGGCTCGCTCTTCACGCCGTCGATTTCTTTAATAATAACTTCCGGCTTGGAAACTTGAAGCTCGAAGCCTTCACGGCGCATATTCTCGATGAGAATCCCCAGGTGAAGCTCGCCGCGGCCGGATACGACGAAGGCATCCGGGCTGTCGGTTTCATCAACGCGCAGCGCAACGTCGGTTTCCAATTCTTTAAACAAGCGTTCGCGAAGCTTACGGGACGTAACCCATTTGCCTTCGCGGCCCGCAAACGGGCTGTTGTTGACGAGGAACGTCATTTGCAGCGTCGGCTCGTCGATCTTCAGAACCGGCAATGCCTCAGGGTTTGCAGGATCAGCGATTGTTTCGCCGATGTTGATTTCGCGGATACCTGCGATCGCGACGATATCGCCCGCGCCCGCTTCTTCAACCTCTACCCGTTTCAAGCCTTGGAAACCGAAGAGCTTCTCGATACGCGCTTGTTTCGTAATGCCTTCGCGGTTAATGACCGCGACCGTTTGGCCTTGGCGGATTTTACCGCGGTTGACGCGTCCGACCGCGATACGGCCAAGGTATTCGTTATAATCAAGCAGCGTTACGAGGAATTGCAGCGGCTCTTCGATGCTTTCCGTCGGGGACGGAATGCGCTCGATGATCGTTTCGTAGAGCGCCTGCATGTTCTCGTCCTGCTTCTCCACGTTCATGCTCGCCGTACCCATCAATGCGGATGCGTAAACGACAGGGAATTCCAGCTGCTGGTCGCTCGCGCCAAGCTCGATGAAGAGATCCAATACTTCGTCCACGACTTGCTCAGGGCTTGCGTTAGGACGGTCGATTTTGTTCAATACGACGATCGGCGTCAAGTTGCTTTCGAGCGCCTTGCGAAGTACGAATTTCGTTTGCGGCATGCAGCCTTCGAACGCATCGACGACCAGCAATACGCCGTCGACCATTTTCATGATACGTTCCACTTCGCCGCCAAAGTCGGCGTGTCCAGGTGTGTCAACAATGTTGATCAGGTAATCCATGTAGTTGACTGCTGTATTCTTAGCCAAGATTGTAATGCCGCGTTCCCGTTCCAAATCATTGGAATCCATCGCGCGTTCTTGGACGGTTTCGTTGTCGCGGAACGTGCCGGATTGTTGAAGCAGCTTATCGACGAGCGTTGTTTTGCCGTGGTCGACGTGCGCAATAATAGCGATATTTCTGATGTTTTCTCTGGCTTGCATTGTAAGTTATCCACTCCACTTTTTATTTATAGTCTGTTTACTACAGCGCATCATAAACCGTGCCAAACCATTGCAGGCTTACCAACGGGCCTTGCGTCCCGCAACCAGCCATGCGCCGGCCGCGATCAGGAAGGCGGCAATGATGTACAACCCCCAACCCCATACAAGCATGATAATGAAAAATGACACTGCCGCCAGCGCCAGCACAATCGCGAGCGTCAGCGGAAACTTCGGACGGTACGTGTCGAAAAGGTGATATTCGTACAATCCGGCTGCGACGCTGAGGATCATAAAAGGCCACAAGTACTGCATGTTGCTCCAGCCAGACGCCATGCTAAAGAAGAAAATAAAGGCGTTAATCGTCAAAATCGCCCCGGGGATCAGTACGTACGGAGGCAGCAATCGTCCGAAAAACAGCACGTGCAGCAAAATGCCGGGTATCAACAGAAAAAGCGGCCAGAAGTTTGTGCCGATAAACGCAAACAGCCCCAGTTTTCCGAGTAAAATCACAGCGCCGGCAATTAAAAACAGCAGTCCGACGGTGTATTGATTTTTCGACATGCCTAAGTTCCTTTCTCTCGACACTTTTTTAACATTTACTAGTGTAATGGAACGGGAGGCAAAAAACCAGTGAAAGTACTGCAAATTACTGAAAATTATAGGTTACGCCCACTTTTTATTCGCAGCAATGCCACAATAATCACGAATGGGATGAGCAATATTGGAATCGCCTTAATCATTATTGCCGCGTTTTCCGCCAATATCCGGTGGATGGCCGGGTCATGGACGAGCATTTCGCCCGACGCATAGCCGAGCAGCCCGCCCCCGATATACACCAGCGATGGGAATTTCCGCAGTATGGAGCTGAGCAGCTGGCTGCCCCAAACGATCATCGGAATGCTGAGCACGATTCCGAGCATGATGAGAATCGGTTCGCCTTTGGCAACGGCAGCGATTGCCAGTACATTATCGAGGCTCATAATAAAGTCCGCAATGACGATCGTCCGTACTGCCCCCGCAAGCGATCTGACCTTGCGCATGGCATGGAATTCCTCGGCATGGGCAGACGCGTCCATAATGAGCTTGACGGCGATCAAGAACAGCAAGACGCTTCCGGCGGCTTGAAGATACGGCACCTGCAGGAGAGTAAGAGCGACAAGCGTAAGCACGCAGCGAAGCCCCACTGCCGCCGCTGCCCCCCACATCACCGCTTTGCGCCGCTGCGCGGGCGGCAGCTGCTGGCTTGCCAGCGCTATGACGACGGCGTTGTCACCGCTTAACAGTACGTTAATAAACATAATTTGAACGAATACGACCAGGCTGTCCAATTTGTCCGCCTCCCAAGTTGAATATTCAACGTGAAACGGCTGCCGCCGTCCTATAAACGCAGTGGTTTTCAAAGAAAGCACCCCGTCTATGAACGGTATGTCCCAAGCGGACAGCTTATGTTTGCATTTTTTGAATCCTTTCGCTTCTTCCCCCGTATGAACGAGAAAGTTCCTCGCAAGCAGAAAGGGTGTTGAAAGACCATGGAATTGTTCTCGATCGAATTTTTCACTGCACTGTTAACGATTGTCTTCATCGATCTTGTTCTTGCCGGAGATAATGCCATCGTGATCGGCCTTGCGGCCCGCAAATTGCCTTCGGATCAGCAGAAAAAAGCCATCCTGTGGGGGACGGTCGGCGCGGTCGCCATACGGGCTATAGCTACGGTGCTCGTCGTCTACTTGCTTAAAGTGCCTTGGCTTATGGTCGCGGGCGGCGTTCTATTGCTGTGGATCGCTTACAAATTGCTCGTCGATTCGGATACGCACGACAACATTCAGGCCGGCAGCACGCTGTGGCAATCCGTGCGCACCATCGTAATCGCCGACGCCGCGATGGGCATCGATAATGTCATCGCAGTCGCAGGAGCCGGTCACGGCAATATCCCGCTGGTCGTTCTTGGCTTAATAATCAGCATCCCGATCGTCGTCTGGGGCAGCACGCTGTTCATTAAGATCATCGAGCGGTTCCCATGGATCGTTTATGTCGGCTCCGGCGTCATCGCTTATACGGCCGCCAAGATGATTACGCACGAGAAACAGCTGAAAGATGTCTTCAATCGCAATCCGGCATTCGAATGGGCGTTCATGATTCTCGTCGTCATCGCCGTCATCGTTGTCGGGCTTTGGCAGAACAGCCGCAATAGCAGCCGGCGCCAAGCCGCGCAGTTGGAAAACGGAAAAGAATCGCATTAAGAAGCAAGGCCTTCATTTACCCGGACAATCAATGGAGCGCAAAATCGCCCTTCGCTGTTAGCGAAGGGCGATTTTTTTTGAATTTGCGATGACGTTTCCTGGAACGATTAGTGCCCCATCATCATAGCCGGATCCGGAGCGTTGCCGTCCGATGCTTGATCTTCTTCCTTCAGACGAGGCTTGCGAAGAAGCAAGGAGAGCGCCACGCCTACGGTCGCGATGCAGGCGGACAAGAAAAACGTATCGCCATAACCGGCAACGACGGCCGTCAACGGATTCGCATCCTTGCCTGCGCTTGCGGCATGAGACGTGATTTGCGACGTCAGGTAGCCTGTTAAGCCGGCAACAGCGAACGATACGACGACTTGCTGCGCCGCTGTCGTAAGCGGCGTTACGCGGCTTACAAGGCGGCGCGGCGCCGAGTTGAGCACATGCGTGTTGAGCGGCATCATGGAGAAGCCCATGCCGATACCCATCATGCAGATCGCAACGATAATGACCCACAGGCTCGTGTCGACTTTGACGCCCGACAGGATGAACAACGCGACGGCTACGACGGCAAGACCGGCGAAGGCGAGCGGCCGAGCGCCGATTTTATCGAACAGCTTGCCGCTGATCGGCATGCCGATACCTGCGCAGAGTGCCTGCGGCATCAGAATCCAGCCCGTTTCCAGCGCGGTGTAGCCTTTAACGCCTTGAAGGTACAGTGGAACGAGCAGCATGGCGCCGAACAGCGCAAGCTGCACGATCCAGGTCAAGATGATGCTGCGCGTGAAATCCGAGGATTTGAACACTTTCAATTCCAGAAGCGGCTGCTTCTGATTCAGTTCCACGAAGATGAACAGAATCAAGGCGATGCCGCCAACCGTCAAGCCCGTAATCGCCGAGGTCGAAGACCAGCTCGTGCCGCCTTCACTCACGCCGTAAGCCAGCATCGCGAAAGCGATCGGCGCAAGGCACATCCCGATGATGTCCAGATGAGGAGCTGCATGACGTTCGGATTTCGGCAAATATTTGGTTCCGAGAATAAACGCTATGATGCCGATCGGCAAGTTGATGATGAAGATCCAATGCCAGCTGACGGAATCGACCAGCCAGCCGGACAGTACGGGACCGAATGCAGGCGCCATCAGCATCGGAATGCCGAGCACGCCCATAATGGATCCGCGGCGTTCGGGCGGAGCGAGCTTGAAGACCATCGCCATCCCGATCGGAGAAACCATACCGCCGCCCAAGCCTTGAATGACGCGGTAAATGATGAGCTGTTCCGGCGTCTGCGCGATGCCGCACAGAACGGAACCGATCGTGAACAGCGTGATCGTAATTAGAAAGATTTGTTTGGAACCGAATTTGTCCGTCAGCCAGCCCGCAAGCGGAATTACGGCGGACAAGGCAAGCGTATAGCCTGTTACCGTCCATTGAATGGTCTTCAGGTCGGTATCGAAATATTCGACAAGCTTAGGTATGGCGTTGTTAACGACTGTACTGTCCAAAATAACCATGATCATACCAACGATAATGGCGAGCAGCGGCGGAAGAATGGCTTTCAACGAGAAGTCGTCTCCGCCATTCGTCGGGGATAGCTTTTGCGGTCGAGCGGACATGGTGTTTGCCTCTGCTTTCTGCTCAGTGAGCGGTATATTTGTAGAAATAATGATCCAAGAATAAATCGATTTGCTCTTCGACCGATGCTGTAATGACGAATCCTTCGCCTTGCATCGATTTGTGTTCATTCGAAAAGCTGGCTTTGACGATAGGCGACAGAATAGCCGCAAACAATTGCTGCGTCACGAGCAGGAGCTTCTCCCGGCTAGACGGACCGATGATTTCTGTCAAAGCCGCGCCCAGCTTATCGAATCCCTGGCTTTTCAGGAATGACGCATACTCCAATTGGGACTCGAACATTCGTTCCTGGCCGAGCACTCGCTTGATGAGTTCGGGATGTTCCTGCAGCGACGACGTGTACGCAAGCAAAAATCGCTTGAGCCGTTCAAGTGGCGGCAGTCCGATTTCGTCAAATATGGAGAAAGCCTCTTGGAACGAGGCGAGCTGGAGTTTGAGCGTTTCGCTTATCAGCTTCTCCTTCGAACCGAAGTAATAATTGACGAGCGCGACGTTCGCTTCGGCTGCACTGGCGATTTTGCGGATGGTCACCTTATCGATGCCTTCGGCTTTAATCAGTGCCAAGGTGGCGGCAAGTATCTTTTCCCTTGTCGAGTGAATCACTCCATTTCACGATTAAACAAAGATTTAAACATCGTTTAAAACAGTGTTTAATATACCTTGAAACGCCTCTGCCTGTCAACGTTATTCTTCCTTTGGGCAGCGCCTATGATGCAATGCCAAAAGGGCTGCCCCTGCAAATCATTCTGGAAAATGATTTGTAAGGACAGCCCTGTTCTGTTGTTGTGTGGTGTCTTACTGGCGACTGCTTACCTCATACCGGCGATTAAAACCAATCGTCTTGGCCGGCCGTCTCCACTGCAGTCCGTATATCCGGGCGTATCGTCAACGTCTCCACCGTCGCCACCGCCTGAAGAATCATTTCATCCAGATTGGAAATGCTCTCCTCGGCCTTCTCGACGATCCCGAGATTCGGATTGGTCGTCGGATTCTTCGGCACGAACAACGTGCAGCAGTCTTCGTAAGGCAGAATGGACGTTTCGAACGTTCCGATCTGGCGGGCTATGCGAATGATTTCGTTCTTGTCCATCGTAATCAGCGGTCTCAGAAGCGGGAGCTCCGTCGTCCGGCCGATCACATTCATGCTGCTCAACGTCTGGCTTGCGACCTGGCCAAGACTGTCTCCGGTCACGATGCCAAGCGCTTCGCGCTGCCCGGCCAGCTGCTCGGCGATGCGCAGCATCGACCTTCTCATCAGCGTTATGATAAGCGAATTATGGTCGCATTGGGCAATGGCCGTCTGAATGTCGGTGAACGAGACGAGATGGAGTTTAATGGAGCTTCCCGTAAACTGCGACAAGATGCGGACCAGCTCGATAACCTTCTCCTTCGCCTGCTCGCTCGTAAACGGATAGCTGTGATAATGGACGGCTTCGATTTCCAAGCCTTGGCGCATCGCGAGATAGCCGGCTACGGGACTGTCGATTCCCCCCGAGAGCATCAGCAGTGCCTTGCCGTTCGTGCCATGCGGATACCCGCCGGCGCCTTGAACGACGCTGCTGAATACGTAGGTGCCTTCGGGCTGAATTTCGACTTTGAGCTCTACTTCGGGTTCACGGACATTGACTTTGAGTCCCGGGAGCTCGCGCAGCACATGTCCGCCTACCAAATGGTTCATTTCCTGGGAATCATGCGGAAATCCTTTATCCACGCGGCGCACGGACACTTTGAACGTATCCGGCTGCTTCGGCAGCGCACGCATGACGTCGAGCGCCGCGCTGCGAATCGCTTCTAGCTCGTTGACCGTTCGGCGAATCGGACTGAACGAAGCGATGCCGAATACGGATTTGAGCTTCACCGCCATTGCCTCGTAAGGTTCGCCGTTCAGCGTTATATAGATTCTGCCGTAAGCACGGGTAATCTCCGCGCGAGGAAAATCCGACACAGCCCGTTTCACTTTCGCCATGATCCGTTGGTCGAATCGATCGCGGTTCTTCCCCTTCACTGTAAATTCGCCGAAACGAATCAATATCATATCCGGATTCATGTTGTCGTTAATCCTCTCTTCGTTCCAACGGTTTTAATTTTTGCACGACCATCTCAAGCGTGCTGCACAGCCATTCGATTTCGGCGTCTCCATGCTCGTCCCCGAAACTAACGCGGACTCCGCTGGATGCCCGCTCCCTAGGCAGTCCCATTTCTAACAGCACTCTGCTCGGCTCATCGCTCTTCGAAGAACAAGCCGATTTGGTGGACGTCAGAATCTCATGCTGCTCCAGCATGTGGACGATAACTTCAGGTTTCATGCCGGGGTACGAGAAATGAACGATATTCGGAGCAGCCTTGCCGCCAATCCCTGTATCTCTGCTGCCATTGAGCATCAATTCCGGAATACCGTCCAAGCATGCAATCAAACGTTGCCTGAGGGCATACATCCGTTCGGCTCTTGCGGGCTGACTCTCGATCGCAAGCCGGAATGCCTTGGCGGCCGCCACGATTGCCGGAACGTTCTCCGTGCCTGGACGAAGACCGCGCTCTTGCCCGCCACCGCGATAGACCTGGGCAAGCTGCAGCCTCGGATGAATGTAGAGCAGTCCGGCGCCTCGTGGACCGCCCACTTTATGCGCGGTTGCCGAGAACAAGTCGACCCGGCTGCCGACGAGATCAATCGGGAGTTTGCCGACGCTCTGCACGCCATCCACATGAAAGACAATATTGCCGCGACTCTTCAGCCGTTGTCCGATATCCGCGATCGGCTGCACGGAGCCGACCTCATTATTAACATGCATCACGCTGACGAGAGAGGTTTGGTCCGTAAGCGCAGCCTCCACCGCATCAGCGGATACGACGCCGGTCTCGTCAGCGCGCAGATACGTCACGGTCCAGCCTTCTTGCTCCAACTGTCTGCATGTGTCGTAGACCGATGGATGCTCGATGGCAGTCGTAACGATATGTTTCCCGTTCCGGGCTAAACTGCGGGCTGCGCCGACAATGGCGATATTGTTGCTTTCCGTGCCGCCTGAGGTGAACAGCCAATCGTTTGCTTCGGTACCTGCAAACAAGCCGGCGATAACCGATCTGGAACGTTCCAGCAAATTTCGCGCTTCTTGCCCGCTCCGATGCAGCGAGGAAGGATTCGCATAATGCTTGGCCATGATTTCAGCCATTGTGCGAATCACATCCCCATGCGGCGGGGTCGATGCGCAGTGATCGAAATAATACATCGTTTAAGCTTCCTTTCCGTCTTGCTTCATAAAATAAAAAATCACATGGATTCTATTAGTATCGCATAGAAACGAAAAAGATCAACGCAAGAGGCCAAGGCGGTCGTTTCGACGGCGCTTCAGCTTCCCCGTGATCTTGTGTTTTCCGTATGCCGTTCGTGTGGTTGGCTCGTTAAACCGTATAGCCCGTTTGCGCGTTCAGCACTTTCGATACGTAGCGCTGCGTCTCTTCCGGCAGCCGGCTCATCAGCGCTTGGAAGTCGCTGTTCGATTGGATCCCGGCGCGGTCAACCCGGCCCGGGCCGGCATTATAAGCCGCCAAGGCAGCCTGCTCGTTACCGCCGTATTTGTTCATTAGATACGCGAGAAACTTCGTGCCGCCTTCAATATTCTGCTGCGGGTCGAACGAATCCGTTACGCCCAAGCTGCGCGCGGTGCCATCCATAAGCTGCATAAGGCCTTTGGCGCCGGAAGCCGACTCCGCATTCGGATTATTAGAGGATTCCGTATGTATAACCGCTTTGATCAGCGACGGATCGATTCCGTATTTCGCTGCTGCTTGATCGATGATCGCATCGTAATCGCCCGACCCGCTGACGGTATCCGGCTGCTGGTTCAAGCTGCTCAACAAAGGCGCCAGCGAACTCAAGCTTCCGAGGGACATCAAGCCTGCGGTATTCAAATCACCATTGAGGGTCGTAGGATCGCTTCCCGATCCGCCGGCCATATATTGCTGAAGCAGCGAATCGAACATCGAGGAACCGTCCGTCCCCGTCGTCGCGGACAAGACGTTCTCATTGCCGTTCAAATCCAGGCTTGGCATCAATTGGAGCTTCAAAAGCTGCGTCATAATTCGCGGATCAATGCTCATGTCTCGTTTCGTCCCTCCACAGTCATATGCTGTCATTCGACATAGATTAACACTATTTTACATCCTGCTGGATGTTTTAGCCAGTGAGTCGTTAGTCCCAAACCCTTGGCAAACAAGTTTACAACTCTTTCAAAACCTTTTCACAACCTTTTCAAAACCCTTTTCAAAACCCTTTTCACATCCCCCTAAATCCCCCTTCTCCTAAGGGGGACCCCAGGAACTCCGTCCCTGGACCCGGTATGGGCTTGCCTGCTGCCTGGGCCGTCTTCGACGTTACTTTGGCTGTAGGCTCGTTTTCGTCCGCTGACGCGGACACACTTTTCAGGCGGCGTTCTTGCCGGACTTGATGCCCGAAACCATTTAAAACCAGTTCACGACCTTTTCAAAACCTTTTCACATCCCCCTAAATCCCCCTTCTCCTAAGGGGGACCCCAGGAACTCCGTCCCTGGACCCGATTTGGGCTTGCCTGCTGCTTGGGCCGTCTTCGACGTTACTTTGGCTGTTGGCTCGTTTTCATCCGCTGACGCGGACACACTTTTCAGGCGGCGTTCTTGCCGGACTTGATGCCCGAAACCATTTAAAACCAGTTCACGACCTTTTCAATACTTTTAAAACCTTTTCAAAACCCTTTTCACATCCCCCTAAATCCCCCTTCTCCTAAGGGGGACCCCAGGGACTCCGTCCCTGGACCCGATTTGGGCTTGCCTGCTGCTTGGGCCGTCTTCGACGTTACTTTGGCTGTTGGCTCGTTTTCGTCCGCTGAGGCGGACACACTTTTCAGGCGGCGTTCTTGCCGGGCTTGATGCCCGAAACCCGAACCCAAAACCCGAACCCAAAACCTTTTAATGCTTTACAAAAATAAAAAACCGGCGAAGGGAATGCCTTCGCCGGGAGTATTCAGGTGATTGCATAATATAAAGGAACAAGGACCAAGTAAGCAACTACAGCGATTGCGCCAAGCGTAATGGACGCTATTCCAAGACCTCGCGCCCCTTGCCAATAAGCGATGAACCCGACGACGACTGCCGTTGCGCCCAGCACGATCGGCCAGACGATCCATGACATGACGGCTAGAATAAGTGCTGCCCAGCCTGTGGCCACGCCGGCTGATTTGGTTTCTCGAACGGCATCGTTTGTTATCCGCGTCGTTTTGCGATCCGGATAATAGTCCCTCATCGATGCATTCGGTACTGCGATTTCGGCTGCCGCTTCCTCGTTATACGCATCCCTGTCGATATGGTACAGCGGGTTCGTTGCCGAGTCGTCATGCGGACTATGCTCGAACTTTCCGTGTGACTCACGTTCGCGTTCCAATCGGCCTCACTCCTTTGGTTTAAAGGTATGGCAACATGTGGACGCACTGTTCGATGCTTCGTCTTGATGGTCGTGAACGAATCCTTCGTCCGCGAATTCGGACCCGAAATCAACATTGGCATGGCGGTCGATATCGACCTGAATTTTGTCCGCGCCGCACTGGTTCCCGTCTTTCCAGAAGGAGCAGTTAGCAACGCTGCAGCTTACGCCATTCGGCATAAAAATCACCCCCGGTATCAAGTTGCCCGTACCGGGGGTGATTTATGTCTGCCTTATTTTTGTCCTTGCATACGGCGTTGGGTCATATAATCGCTTTCGTAATAGGCCAGGTCGTCGCGAAGCTCTTCGAAAAGCTTGGATACGGACAATACGATATCGCGTGCCGTACGAACCGGTTTCTTGCGGAAGCGAATTGCATCTTGTCCCGTGTAAGCGTAACGGCCGTCTTCGGAATAACATTCGTTCTTCGGATAGAAAAATGCATTAACACATTGGTGGTAAACTTCGTAAAGCGCGCGTTCCGCGAAATCCGTATCGAAATTCGGTCTTCTCAGCGCCACGCCGAGCTTCTCATACGCCACTTCGGAGAAAACAAGCATATGACGAAGATCAGACAGCAATCCTTTATAGAAAAGCTCTGATTCGTTTCCTTGGTCTTCAGCGGTAAGCTGCGGAAGAGCGTGTTCGTTCAGAAACGATTCCAGTTGGCTGATGGCAAGTTTTAGTTTGTCTCTCGTTGATTCGCTAATCGCTTTTACATTAGTCGAAGGCATGATTGGTAGATCCCCTTTCATCGTCGCGAACAATACTTAAATCATCAACATCGTACCACAAATGCGAGATAGATGGTACTCTCGAATAAAACGTCGGAGCCGTATATTTTCCTTCCGGTCACGTTACCCTATGGTCAAGAGGCGATGCGGGAAGTTCCGCGACTTTGCGTTGCAGCGCCAATCAGGGAGGAAATGATCGAAATGACACGACGTAAATGGATCGGCTGGTTCGCTGTGATTGCCGCCGTCGCTTTGCTGATACCGCTCACCCCATGGTTCGGCGGCCATGCTCCGAGCGATAAGGACAAGAAAGCCCAGATGAACACGATGTCGGCGCACAAAGAACATCAGCTCAAGCTGGCTA
It encodes:
- a CDS encoding MDR family MFS transporter, with product MSARPQKLSPTNGGDDFSLKAILPPLLAIIVGMIMVILDSTVVNNAIPKLVEYFDTDLKTIQWTVTGYTLALSAVIPLAGWLTDKFGSKQIFLITITLFTIGSVLCGIAQTPEQLIIYRVIQGLGGGMVSPIGMAMVFKLAPPERRGSIMGVLGIPMLMAPAFGPVLSGWLVDSVSWHWIFIINLPIGIIAFILGTKYLPKSERHAAPHLDIIGMCLAPIAFAMLAYGVSEGGTSWSSTSAITGLTVGGIALILFIFVELNQKQPLLELKVFKSSDFTRSIILTWIVQLALFGAMLLVPLYLQGVKGYTALETGWILMPQALCAGIGMPISGKLFDKIGARPLAFAGLAVVAVALFILSGVKVDTSLWVIIVAICMMGIGMGFSMMPLNTHVLNSAPRRLVSRVTPLTTAAQQVVVSFAVAGLTGYLTSQITSHAASAGKDANPLTAVVAGYGDTFFLSACIATVGVALSLLLRKPRLKEEDQASDGNAPDPAMMMGH
- a CDS encoding TetR/AcrR family transcriptional regulator, which codes for MIHSTREKILAATLALIKAEGIDKVTIRKIASAAEANVALVNYYFGSKEKLISETLKLQLASFQEAFSIFDEIGLPPLERLKRFLLAYTSSLQEHPELIKRVLGQERMFESQLEYASFLKSQGFDKLGAALTEIIGPSSREKLLLVTQQLFAAILSPIVKASFSNEHKSMQGEGFVITASVEEQIDLFLDHYFYKYTAH
- the thiI gene encoding tRNA uracil 4-sulfurtransferase ThiI, with amino-acid sequence MNPDMILIRFGEFTVKGKNRDRFDQRIMAKVKRAVSDFPRAEITRAYGRIYITLNGEPYEAMAVKLKSVFGIASFSPIRRTVNELEAIRSAALDVMRALPKQPDTFKVSVRRVDKGFPHDSQEMNHLVGGHVLRELPGLKVNVREPEVELKVEIQPEGTYVFSSVVQGAGGYPHGTNGKALLMLSGGIDSPVAGYLAMRQGLEIEAVHYHSYPFTSEQAKEKVIELVRILSQFTGSSIKLHLVSFTDIQTAIAQCDHNSLIITLMRRSMLRIAEQLAGQREALGIVTGDSLGQVASQTLSSMNVIGRTTELPLLRPLITMDKNEIIRIARQIGTFETSILPYEDCCTLFVPKNPTTNPNLGIVEKAEESISNLDEMILQAVATVETLTIRPDIRTAVETAGQDDWF
- a CDS encoding cysteine desulfurase family protein; this encodes MYYFDHCASTPPHGDVIRTMAEIMAKHYANPSSLHRSGQEARNLLERSRSVIAGLFAGTEANDWLFTSGGTESNNIAIVGAARSLARNGKHIVTTAIEHPSVYDTCRQLEQEGWTVTYLRADETGVVSADAVEAALTDQTSLVSVMHVNNEVGSVQPIADIGQRLKSRGNIVFHVDGVQSVGKLPIDLVGSRVDLFSATAHKVGGPRGAGLLYIHPRLQLAQVYRGGGQERGLRPGTENVPAIVAAAKAFRLAIESQPARAERMYALRQRLIACLDGIPELMLNGSRDTGIGGKAAPNIVHFSYPGMKPEVIVHMLEQHEILTSTKSACSSKSDEPSRVLLEMGLPRERASSGVRVSFGDEHGDAEIEWLCSTLEMVVQKLKPLERRED
- a CDS encoding lytic transglycosylase domain-containing protein yields the protein MSIDPRIMTQLLKLQLMPSLDLNGNENVLSATTGTDGSSMFDSLLQQYMAGGSGSDPTTLNGDLNTAGLMSLGSLSSLAPLLSSLNQQPDTVSGSGDYDAIIDQAAAKYGIDPSLIKAVIHTESSNNPNAESASGAKGLMQLMDGTARSLGVTDSFDPQQNIEGGTKFLAYLMNKYGGNEQAALAAYNAGPGRVDRAGIQSNSDFQALMSRLPEETQRYVSKVLNAQTGYTV
- a CDS encoding DUF4190 domain-containing protein; translated protein: MERERESHGKFEHSPHDDSATNPLYHIDRDAYNEEAAAEIAVPNASMRDYYPDRKTTRITNDAVRETKSAGVATGWAALILAVMSWIVWPIVLGATAVVVGFIAYWQGARGLGIASITLGAIAVVAYLVLVPLYYAIT